The Toxorhynchites rutilus septentrionalis strain SRP chromosome 3, ASM2978413v1, whole genome shotgun sequence genome includes a region encoding these proteins:
- the LOC129776912 gene encoding uncharacterized protein LOC129776912 isoform X1 gives MPAFGHVLQLWLFLTFLPNDLLGKFVFDIQDNFLQCNPDTPLPAVNLSDFQFTEMEGGDTMQVSGNVLFVKEYGGFVRLDLHSQRLLRGTWGEGEISRSEANLCAKLQFPMEPWYPITKHFQQKSCPFKAGHLETLPLVELDDFGVRLPAQFEGDWKFFFEFSLNRQGKAVKECVLVQATVVEV, from the exons ATGCCAGCCTTCGGACACGTACTCCAGCTATGGTTATTTTTAACCTTCCTTCCAAACGATCTGCTAGGCAAATTTGTCTTCGACATCCAGGACAACTTCCTCCAGTGCAATCCAGACACCCCGCTTCCGGCGGTCAATCTGTCTGATTTCCAGTTCACCGAGATGGAAGGTGGGGATACAATGCAAGTTTCCGGGAACGTCCTGTTCGTCAAAGAGTACGGTGGATTTGTTCGG CTCGACCTGCACTCGCAACGATTGCTGCGGGGCACTTGGGGCGAGGGCGAAATCTCCCGCTCCGAGGCCAATCTTTGCGCCAAACTGCAGTTTCCAATGGAACCATGGTACCCCATTACCAAACACTTCCAGCAGAAGAGTTGCCCCTTCAAGGCAGGG CACCTGGAAACACTTCCCCTTGTGGAGCTGGACGATTTCGGCGTAAGACTGCCAGCCCAGTTTGAAGGCGACTGGAAGTTTTTCTTTGAGTTTTCCCTGAACAGACAGGGGAAAGCAGTGAAGGAGTGCGTTCTCGTTCAGGCGACCGTTGTGGAGGTTTGA
- the LOC129776910 gene encoding inositol-pentakisphosphate 2-kinase, with product MGRLTISYSNYCHDSGILFNRAVSKYFRNCGARNDSSESSRGSSSGENGTLDVERSICNGAYGRSNQKWEETTCSESEEDEFEGSVELIDENRLCYRAEGNANIVLSLSDSRQVLRLRKSAVDEHNRKDSNVDLRRFVKYSTMTASLFSRRYVPEPKLARLSCRRLEEFNANLTKYRPVIRLNKEIRLCDGILYPDVAFLPEKLYPIELAQSGDAQDAKGLSFNTYCVEIKPKQGWSFLDECHGDDPDRQRAFLDYEKSILPELMGVRKCRYCLYQYLKLQKNTVGKVSKYCPLDLYSGKPVRMLHAIKGLIGAPQNNFKLLRNGRIVYDEKQDKSVFNRVLKEIFSRDGRTKEERKTIFMNLIKEILLKDFTTYDEAPTCDRRLLSIRKNRKKKDTNLIHLRSCSPINYEFLPKNCALKQILDAQLLVKSSLLKIHTDTFRQDNSTADSFVYIDELFEKYVDYLEDCPCCGEREGNGNFSDTYLSEEERYQLGATAMDCSVMITFRRLTDREEIRLPPAAENHIVDIASMQFLVNVTITDLDPKSLDHHRKYLKQLRDSAGAYREFMARIKRKSCG from the exons ATGGGACGGTTAACCATCAGCTACAGCAACTACTGTCACGATAGTGGAATACTCTTCAACCGAGCTGTGAGCAAATATTTTAGAAATTGTGGGGCCCGGAACGATTCATCGGAATCGTCCAGAGGTAGTAGCAGTGGTGAAAATGGCACCTTGGATGTGGAAAGAAGCATTTGCAATGGAGCATATGGAAGATCGAATCAAAAATGGGAGGAAACTACATGTTCCGAGAGTGAGGAGGACGAGTTCGAAGGAAGTGTCGAACTGATCGACGAAAATCGCTTGTGTTATCGGGCCGAAGGCAATGCCAATATTGTGCTGTCACTGTCGGACAGTCGCCAGGTGCTTAGATTGAGAAAATCAGCCGTAGATGAACATAATAGAAAAG ACTCGAATGTAGATCTCCGACGATTCGTGAAATACTCGACTATGACCGCAAGTCTGTTTTCCCGCCGGTACGTACCTGAACCAAAGCTAGCCCGTCTCAGCTGCCGTCGTCTCGAAGAGTTCAACGCCAATTTAACTAAATATCGACCGG TTATCAGACTGAACAAGGAAATTCGCCTGTGTGATGGCATCCTATATCCGGATGTAGCTTTTTTGCCGGAGAAACTGTATCCAATAGAATTGGCTCAATCAGGAGATGCCCAG GATGCCAAAGGGTTATCTTTTAACACGTACTGTGTTGAAATCAAACCGAAACAAGGATGGTCCTTCCTGGACGAATGCCATGGAGATGATCCGGACCGCCAAAGAGCATTTCTAGATTATGAGAAAAGCATACTGCCGGAATTGATGGGAGTTCGGAAATGTCGATACTGTTTATACCAGTATCTGAAG CTCCAGAAAAATACCGTTGGAAAGGTTAGCAAATATTGTCCGCTAGATTTGTACTCTGG CAAACCCGTTCGAATGCTACACGCCATCAAGGGTCTGATCGGGGCACCACAGAACAACTTCAAACTGCTCAGAAACGGACGGATCGTTTATGATGAGAAACAGGACAAATCGGTCTTCAACCGAGTGCTCAAAGAAATCTTCTCGCGGGATGGACGCACGAAAGAAGA GCGGAAAACCATTTTTATGAACCTTATAAAAGAGATTCTGCTGAAGGATTTTACTACCTACGACGAGGCTCCCACTTGTGATCGAAGACTGCTATCGATTAGAAAGAATAGAAAAAAG AAGGATACAAATCTGATTCACCTGCGATCCTGCAGTCCAATTAACTACGAGTTTTTACCGAAAAACTGTGCGCTCAAGCAAATATTGGATGCGCAACTTTTAGTGAAG TCAAGCCTGCTCAAGATTCACACGGACACGTTTCGACAGGATAACAGTACTGCTGACTCTTTCGTATATATCGATGAGCTGTTCGAAAAATATGTCGACTACCTTGAGGATTGCCCCTGTTGCGGAGAAAGAGAAGGAAATGGCAATTTCTCCGACACGTACCTGAGTGAGGAAGAACGTTATCAATTAGGTGCCACCGCTATGGATTGTTCCGTTATGATCACTTTTCGAAGGTTGACTGATCGAGAAGAAATCAG ATTGCCACCGGCGGCCGAGAATCACATCGTCGACATCGCATCCATGCAGTTCCTCGTTAATGTAACCATCACAGATCTCGACCCGAAGTCGCTGGACCATCACAGAAAGTATCTCAAGCAGCTGCGGGACTCTGCCGGAGCCTATCGGGAGTTTATGGCTAGGATAAAGCGCAAAAGTTGTGGTTGA
- the LOC129776912 gene encoding uncharacterized protein LOC129776912 isoform X2, translating to MPAFGHVLQLWLFLTFLPNDLLGKFVFDIQDNFLQCNPDTPLPAVNLSDFQFTEMEGGDTMQVSGNVLFVKEYGGFVRLDLHSQRLLRGTWGEGEISRSEANLCAKLQFPMEPWYPITKHFQQKSCPFKAGVSTWKHFPLWSWTISA from the exons ATGCCAGCCTTCGGACACGTACTCCAGCTATGGTTATTTTTAACCTTCCTTCCAAACGATCTGCTAGGCAAATTTGTCTTCGACATCCAGGACAACTTCCTCCAGTGCAATCCAGACACCCCGCTTCCGGCGGTCAATCTGTCTGATTTCCAGTTCACCGAGATGGAAGGTGGGGATACAATGCAAGTTTCCGGGAACGTCCTGTTCGTCAAAGAGTACGGTGGATTTGTTCGG CTCGACCTGCACTCGCAACGATTGCTGCGGGGCACTTGGGGCGAGGGCGAAATCTCCCGCTCCGAGGCCAATCTTTGCGCCAAACTGCAGTTTCCAATGGAACCATGGTACCCCATTACCAAACACTTCCAGCAGAAGAGTTGCCCCTTCAAGGCAGGGGTAAG CACCTGGAAACACTTCCCCTTGTGGAGCTGGACGATTTCGGCGTAA